In Flavobacteriales bacterium, a single window of DNA contains:
- the purS gene encoding phosphoribosylformylglycinamidine synthase subunit PurS produces MKFKAEIDIMPQAALLDPQGKAVSSNMDKLGLSEIENVRIGKHITLEIEAPDEGVAREKVDDACKRLLVNQIMEDYTFDLEALS; encoded by the coding sequence ATGAAATTCAAAGCTGAGATAGACATCATGCCCCAAGCGGCCTTATTGGATCCTCAAGGGAAAGCTGTAAGTAGCAACATGGATAAACTGGGTCTGAGTGAGATCGAGAATGTCCGCATAGGAAAGCACATCACCTTGGAGATAGAAGCCCCTGATGAGGGAGTCGCTCGAGAAAAAGTGGATGATGCCTGCAAGCGTCTTCTGGTCAACCAGATCATGGAAGACTACACCTTCGACCTGGAAGCGCTGTCTTAA
- a CDS encoding PorV/PorQ family protein: MSLRILYMLLCGSLIMSTTSGQSQTRKYSNEFLAIGVGARALGMSGTQVALVNDLTSSYWNPAGLLGVEADLQVGAMHAEYFAGIAKYDYAGFAKGLNEDEAIGFSFIRFGVDDIPNTTELIDANGQIDYDRVTRFSAADYAFIFSYARKLGEGLQAGANAKVIHRVVGDFGKSWGFGLDAGVQYHKDQWLLGAMLRDVTTTVNAWSYSLDEATMNAFAITGNEIPTNSTEITLPKLIIGAAREFDINDNLDITAAFDMDVTTDGQRNVLLSADPISVDPHLGVEVGLKDLIYVRAGAGNIQRVKDIEGSEELIFQPNFGIGVRLNNISLDYALTDIGDQSAALYSNIFSLRLDIYKQVN; encoded by the coding sequence ATGTCCCTCCGTATCCTTTACATGCTCCTATGTGGGTCTTTGATCATGTCCACCACGAGTGGCCAATCGCAGACCCGGAAATACTCCAATGAGTTCCTGGCCATAGGCGTGGGAGCCCGAGCACTGGGTATGTCAGGCACACAGGTGGCCTTGGTCAATGATCTGACATCCAGCTATTGGAATCCGGCCGGGCTACTAGGTGTAGAGGCCGATCTACAAGTGGGAGCCATGCATGCCGAGTATTTCGCAGGTATCGCCAAATACGACTATGCTGGTTTTGCCAAAGGACTCAATGAGGATGAGGCCATCGGTTTCAGCTTCATTCGATTCGGGGTGGATGATATCCCTAACACGACCGAACTGATCGATGCCAATGGCCAGATAGACTATGATCGTGTGACACGATTCTCAGCTGCCGACTATGCCTTTATATTCTCCTATGCACGCAAATTGGGCGAAGGACTTCAGGCCGGGGCCAATGCCAAGGTCATCCATCGGGTAGTAGGGGATTTCGGAAAGAGTTGGGGATTCGGCCTGGATGCCGGTGTTCAGTACCATAAGGATCAGTGGTTGCTCGGTGCCATGCTCCGCGATGTCACGACCACGGTCAATGCTTGGAGCTATTCCCTCGATGAGGCCACTATGAATGCCTTTGCCATCACCGGGAATGAGATCCCTACCAATTCGACCGAGATCACCTTGCCCAAGCTCATCATCGGGGCGGCTCGCGAGTTCGATATCAATGACAATCTGGATATCACAGCTGCATTCGACATGGATGTGACGACCGATGGACAGCGGAATGTATTGCTCAGTGCCGACCCGATCAGTGTGGATCCCCATCTGGGAGTCGAGGTAGGTCTCAAGGACTTGATATACGTTCGTGCGGGAGCCGGGAACATCCAGCGTGTGAAGGATATCGAAGGAAGTGAAGAACTCATCTTCCAACCGAATTTCGGCATAGGGGTGCGACTCAATAATATCTCCCTAGACTATGCACTCACCGATATAGGTGATCAGTCTGCAGCACTCTACAGCAATATCTTCTCTTTACGATTGGATATCTATAAACAGGTGAATTGA
- a CDS encoding LemA family protein: MAAIVALVIIALPILIGILLYNNLVNRKNTVDQALSDIDVQLKKRYDLIPNLVETVKAYMKHERETLVQLTELRTRAMSGGLSPEQQIEIANKVNRLGRGLMLQVENYPDLKASKNFLQLQAAWNEVEEQLSASRRTYNAAVKDYNNGLEQFPTNIMARSMGYTPRLFIEIPEEERKNISAKELFNS, translated from the coding sequence ATGGCTGCCATAGTCGCCCTCGTGATCATCGCACTTCCGATCCTGATCGGAATCCTGCTTTACAACAACCTGGTCAATCGGAAGAACACGGTCGATCAAGCATTGAGCGATATCGATGTTCAACTCAAGAAACGCTACGACCTCATCCCCAATCTGGTAGAGACGGTCAAAGCCTACATGAAACACGAGAGGGAGACCTTGGTACAGCTGACCGAGCTACGTACCCGGGCCATGAGTGGAGGATTGAGTCCCGAGCAACAGATAGAGATCGCCAACAAGGTCAACCGATTGGGACGGGGATTGATGCTGCAAGTAGAAAACTATCCGGATCTCAAGGCATCTAAGAATTTCTTGCAGCTTCAAGCCGCTTGGAATGAAGTGGAAGAGCAACTCTCTGCCTCCCGTAGGACCTACAATGCTGCTGTAAAGGACTACAACAACGGACTGGAGCAATTCCCTACCAACATCATGGCGCGCAGTATGGGATACACACCTCGCTTGTTCATTGAGATCCCAGAAGAAGAGCGCAAGAATATCTCTGCCAAAGAGCTCTTCAATAGCTGA
- the pssA gene encoding CDP-diacylglycerol--serine O-phosphatidyltransferase: MKRHIPNSITLLNLLAGVVAIIFLADGSIYPAAILIAVGAAFDLLDGMVARMLGVSSEIGKQLDSLADMVTFGVAPALIARELMLRSIYMESGDIQLVGWEQVLPFVPLVMVACSALRLAKFNLDVSQALDFKGLPTPANALFWLSIPLSSVHESHVHILGQPIVLAVASMVLGLLMVSDVRLLSMKADRGDRPRSRWQLLFIAVAALLFVWLQFSAVPFIIVLYLLLSLLRNITSRNEIQS; encoded by the coding sequence GTGAAACGCCACATTCCCAATAGCATAACACTGCTCAACCTTTTGGCAGGCGTAGTTGCCATCATTTTTCTAGCTGATGGGTCCATTTATCCGGCTGCTATCCTTATAGCTGTAGGAGCAGCTTTCGATCTGCTGGATGGTATGGTCGCACGCATGTTGGGAGTGAGTTCTGAGATCGGGAAACAATTGGACAGCCTGGCCGATATGGTCACCTTCGGTGTGGCTCCTGCGCTTATTGCCCGTGAACTCATGTTAAGGAGCATATATATGGAGTCAGGTGATATCCAGTTGGTCGGATGGGAGCAGGTGCTTCCTTTCGTGCCATTGGTCATGGTGGCCTGTTCGGCCTTGCGACTGGCCAAATTCAATCTGGACGTGAGTCAGGCATTGGACTTCAAGGGTCTACCTACCCCGGCCAATGCCTTGTTCTGGTTGTCCATTCCTCTTTCTTCAGTGCATGAATCCCATGTGCACATACTGGGTCAGCCTATCGTCCTGGCTGTCGCCTCCATGGTCCTGGGTCTTTTGATGGTCAGTGATGTGCGATTGCTTTCTATGAAGGCAGATAGAGGGGATCGTCCGCGGAGCCGATGGCAATTGTTGTTCATAGCAGTGGCTGCCTTACTCTTCGTATGGCTGCAGTTCTCGGCCGTCCCTTTCATCATCGTTTTATATCTACTTTTATCGCTTCTACGAAACATCACTTCACGGAATGAAATTCAAAGCTGA